The proteins below are encoded in one region of Apium graveolens cultivar Ventura chromosome 4, ASM990537v1, whole genome shotgun sequence:
- the LOC141719775 gene encoding uncharacterized protein LOC141719775, which produces MRDDRNCALLAHIGKDSSSFYRNAERACDGLMNQSHHIVQRFEKHTSKQIIENILRLKVSITVAKYLAFQGSAFRGYLETSDSFNGGNFKEYLNVIASYSDKVKKEIRDEIGDAKFCLIIDDSKHEQISTVLQFVDKYGYVREIFFGLVHVKDTATITLKEAIF; this is translated from the exons ATGAGGGATGACAGAAATTGTGCATTACTAGCACATATTGGCAAAGATTCATCTTCTTTTTATCGCAATGCCGAGAGAGCATGTGACGGTCTTATGAATCAATCTCATCATATTGTTCAAAGGTTTGAGAAACACACTTCTAAACAAATTATTGAGAACATACTTAGATTAAAAGTTTCAATTACTGTAGCCAAGTATCTAGCATTTCAAGGAAGTGCTTTTAGGGGTTATCTTGAAACCAGTGATTCGTTCAATGGTGGAAATTTTAAAGAATATCTGAATGTCATAGCCTCTTACAGTGATAAA GTAAAGAAGGAAATTCGTGATGAAATAGGCGATGCAAAATTCTGTTTGATCATTGATGATTCTAAACATGAACAAATATCTACTGTGTTACAATTTGTTGACAAATATGGCTATGTGCGGGAAATATTTTTTGGTCTTGTCCATGTTAAGGACACTGCAACAATTACATTGAAGGAAGCAATTTTTTAG
- the LOC141719776 gene encoding uncharacterized protein LOC141719776, giving the protein MSEFNGKGDPEDHCEKYELLIVGMGHNDIMLYKMFKTYLKGSTSMWYKSLKPRSIGSYEQLKRKFLKYYSHLCRKAKDTEALVHCRQRANEELGDYLARFKEEAGMVTNLDKIKAMGFLMVGLDPYKDKKLRSSLYDFPLKSLNDIYVRGENIRRKMKSIGGYKDSRRDDRSKRADRYEGSRSGSDRRDSRKEGRKETDREAERRRDRDSAVFTPLNAPISKILHEIKGKPGFVRPSKMKVPNHKKNPDKYCDYHRDNGHNTDECYHLKKLIERMIKDGELNQLVRDLRDRLGPMENQEEEVEADEPERRDRIRGEVNTISGGSILDKNIKTVKKKYVRQVYSLYQFGQAKPHMPMTFSTEDYEDVIRPHEDPLIINPIIGQNKIWKVMVDTGSSANILFHKTYCKMNLVGEQLEPCNEAPLYAIGGHPIQFEGSITLPVLLCKLLYTVEKLVKFYVVQIESLYNAIFGRPFLSTFEAVESIPHLKLKFPTEKGVGEMRGDQKTARIIMLEDLKKDQEYEGLDGTGKRKRPESEPSGSRETLSWRNSGPISRARSPNPPRKPKKWNCTRAIRERWFGLEKIWGRI; this is encoded by the coding sequence ATGAGCGAGTTTAATGGAAAAGGAGACCCCGAGGACCACTGTGAAAAATATGAACTCCTGATTGTTGGGATGGGCCACAATGATATTATGTTGTATAAAATGTTCAAGACTTATCTCAAAGGGTCTACGTCAATGTGGTACAAGTCCCTCAAGCCCCGGTCCATTGGGTCCTACGAGCAGTTGAAAAGGAAGTTTTTGAAGTACTACTCGCACCTATGCCGAAAGGCGAAGGATACTGAAGCCCTGGTCCACTGCAGACAGAGGGCGAATGAAGAGCTGGGGGATTATCTCGCTCGGTTCAAGGAAGAAGCGGGGATGGTCACTAACTTGGACAAAATCAAAGCAATGGGCTTCCTAATGGTGGGGCTGGACCCCTATAAAGATAAAAAGCTTCGCTCATCTCTTTACGATTTTCCCCTGAAATCCCTGAATGATATATATGTAAGAGGCGAGAACATTCGCCGAAAGATGAAAAGTATTGGGGGGTATAAAGATTCAAGAAGAGACGACCGATCAAAGCGAGCCGACAGATATGAGGGCTCAAGATCAGGCTCTGACCGAAGGGATAGTAGGAAAGAGGGAAGGAAAGAAACGGATCGTGAGGCCGAACGGCGACGAGATAGAGATTCGGCCGTATTCACCCCTTTGAATGCGCCAatctccaagattctccatgaGATCAAGGGCAAACCAGGATTTGTACGCCCTTCCAAAATGAAGGTCCCTAACCACAAAAAGAACCCTGATAAATACTGCGACTATCACAGGGACAATGGGCATAACACCGATGAGTGCTATCACCTCAAAAAGCTCATTGAGCGCATGATCAAAGATGGCGAGCTTAATCAGCTCGTCCGAGATCTGAGAGATAGGTTGGGGCCGATGGAGAACCAAGAGGAGGAGGTAGAGGCCGATGAGCCAGAGCGAAGGGACAGGATAAGGGGCGAAGTAAACACTATATCTGGGGGAAGCATCCTGGATAAGAATATTAAGACAGTAAAGAAGAAGTATGTCCGACAAGTGTACAGTCTGTATCAGTTCGGACAGGCAAAGCCCCATATGCCCATGACCTTCAGCACTGAAGACTACGAGGATGTCATTCGCCCGCATGAGGACCCTCTAATCATCAATCCTATCATCGGGCAAAATAAGATATGGAAAGTAATGGTGGATACAGGCAGCTCGGCCAACATACTGTTCCACAAAACCTACTGCAAAATGAACTTGGTTGGAGAGCAACTGGAGCCCTGCAACGAGGCTCCCCTGTATGCCATTGGAGGGCATCCCATTCAGTTTGAAGGATCAATTACTCTACCGGTCCTCCTATGCAAATTGCTGTATACGGTCGAGAAGCTGGTGAAGTTCTATGTAGTTCAGATCGAAAGCCTGTACAATGCAATATTTGGCAGGCCCTTCCTATCAACCTTTGAAGCAGTGGAGTCTATACCCCACCTTAAACTCAAGTTCCCCACTGAAAAAGGGGTAGGAGAAATGAGGGGCGATCAGAAAACCGCCCGAATCATAATGCTTGAAGACCTTAAGAAGGATCAGGAATATGAAGGACTAGATGGAACCGGAAAGAGAAAGCGGCCTGAGTCCGAACCCAGCGGAAGCCGGGAAACATTGAGTTGGAGAAATTCGGGGCCGATCTCTCGAGCCCGATCACCGAACCCGCCGCGGAAACCGAAGAAGTGGAATTGTACGCGGGCCATTCGGGAAAGATGGTTCGGATTGGAAAAAATATGGGGGCGGATCTGA